A window of Chloracidobacterium sp. N contains these coding sequences:
- a CDS encoding S9 family peptidase, giving the protein MRKPLRWVIHLCWLGLLWGISDARVAAVATYAARQELGWLARYPVASEATTFPTRSGSVQARLYRPEGLSDVPALVLVHGIHKDGMDEARLKAFAQALAATGLLVLTPHVPSLADYRIEKSAVELIGWSAEALHRQTHRRVGVMGLSFAGGLCLVTAADRRFAPSIGYVLAVGAHDDLERVANFLLTNEIPTPGGETLRMPADPYGVLLFAYEYAAALFAPAEVEPGRAALRYWLWGETDKAREQAERLSPEGKATLQALWGGNGTAVLPVLRRQLAQRRAALRSVSPHDVLARVRCPVFLVHGAHDAVVPCSETQWLARGLGGRCRVLISPAIGHVEVAATATPAEKLEVAQFLREFLALAHHLR; this is encoded by the coding sequence TTGCGAAAGCCCCTGCGCTGGGTCATCCACCTGTGCTGGCTAGGCCTGCTATGGGGCATCAGTGATGCACGGGTGGCGGCGGTAGCCACATACGCTGCCCGGCAGGAGCTTGGCTGGCTGGCCAGATATCCGGTCGCCTCCGAGGCGACGACGTTCCCCACCCGGTCAGGTTCCGTGCAGGCGCGCCTGTACCGGCCTGAAGGGCTGTCCGATGTGCCGGCGCTCGTGCTGGTGCATGGCATTCACAAGGACGGCATGGATGAAGCCCGGCTGAAAGCCTTTGCACAGGCGCTGGCGGCGACAGGCTTGCTGGTGCTGACGCCCCACGTGCCTTCGCTGGCCGATTACCGCATTGAAAAGAGCGCTGTGGAGCTGATTGGGTGGTCGGCGGAGGCGCTCCACCGGCAGACCCACCGGCGGGTAGGCGTCATGGGCCTGTCCTTTGCCGGCGGACTCTGCCTGGTGACAGCCGCTGACCGGCGCTTTGCCCCCAGCATTGGCTACGTCCTCGCCGTTGGCGCCCACGACGATCTGGAGCGGGTGGCCAACTTCCTGCTGACGAATGAAATCCCGACGCCCGGTGGCGAGACACTCCGGATGCCGGCCGATCCCTATGGCGTCCTGCTGTTTGCCTATGAGTACGCTGCTGCGCTGTTTGCGCCGGCGGAGGTCGAACCCGGACGGGCAGCCCTGCGGTACTGGCTGTGGGGGGAGACGGACAAAGCCCGTGAGCAGGCGGAACGGTTGTCGCCGGAGGGAAAAGCCACCCTGCAGGCACTATGGGGCGGCAACGGTACAGCCGTCCTGCCGGTGCTGCGACGGCAGCTCGCACAGCGGCGCGCGGCGCTGCGCAGCGTTTCTCCGCATGACGTACTGGCCCGGGTACGGTGTCCGGTGTTTCTCGTGCACGGGGCGCACGATGCCGTCGTGCCCTGTTCCGAAACCCAGTGGCTGGCGCGGGGACTGGGGGGGCGTTGCCGCGTTCTGATCAGCCCGGCCATCGGGCATGTGGAAGTGGCCGCCACCGCCACGCCGGCCGAAAAGCTCGAAGTGGCACAGTTTCTGCGCGAATTTCTGGCCCTGGCGCATCACCTTCGTTAG
- a CDS encoding nucleoside triphosphate pyrophosphatase, translating into MKFILASASPRRIELLTLAGYTFEVCPTDADETPDARETPAEYVQRVALVKAKAVPISEPALILGADTTVVLDGQLLGKPADAEAAARMLRCLSGRQHEVLTGVALRRTPDERCLVTYERTVVTFDDLSEDWIADYIASGEPFGKAGAYAIQGRAGTRITHIEGNYQNVVGLPVSTVNRLLAAMHS; encoded by the coding sequence ATGAAGTTCATTCTGGCTTCGGCTTCTCCCCGGCGCATCGAGTTGCTCACGCTGGCGGGCTATACGTTTGAAGTCTGTCCCACCGATGCCGACGAGACGCCGGATGCACGCGAGACCCCGGCGGAGTACGTCCAGCGGGTGGCCCTGGTCAAAGCCAAAGCCGTGCCCATCTCCGAACCGGCGCTCATCCTGGGCGCGGATACCACCGTTGTCCTCGACGGGCAGCTTCTCGGCAAGCCAGCCGATGCCGAGGCTGCGGCCCGGATGCTGCGCTGCCTGAGCGGACGCCAGCACGAAGTCCTGACCGGTGTGGCCCTGCGCCGGACGCCGGATGAACGGTGTCTCGTCACCTACGAACGCACCGTTGTGACCTTCGATGATCTCTCCGAAGACTGGATTGCGGATTACATCGCCTCTGGTGAACCCTTCGGCAAGGCCGGCGCTTACGCCATCCAGGGGCGGGCCGGCACGCGCATTACCCACATCGAAGGCAACTACCAGAATGTCGTCGGGCTGCCGGTCAGCACAGTCAACCGGCTGCTGGCAGCCATGCACTCCTGA
- a CDS encoding NUDIX hydrolase, with protein MPTNPNQPDVGAVRLLSRTFFHRGRVFETSHDAIELASGARLELDVIHHLGGAAVLPLFENDDVVLIRQYRHPAGQVLLEAPAGRLEPGEAPAAAAHRELREETGYQASTLTFVTKFYALPGYSTEILYCFLATGLTPGPQSLDTDEDIRTIRLPFAEARNLVYQGGIVDAKTMMTILLVDAMRHGQTAFPASPAPDRR; from the coding sequence ATGCCAACCAACCCCAATCAGCCTGATGTCGGTGCCGTTCGGCTGCTGTCACGCACTTTTTTTCACCGTGGGCGCGTGTTTGAGACTTCGCACGACGCCATTGAGCTGGCTTCCGGCGCGCGGCTCGAGCTCGATGTGATTCACCACCTTGGCGGAGCCGCTGTCCTGCCCCTCTTTGAAAACGACGACGTTGTGCTTATCCGGCAGTATCGCCATCCGGCCGGGCAAGTGTTGCTCGAAGCCCCGGCCGGACGGCTCGAACCGGGCGAAGCGCCAGCAGCGGCTGCGCACCGGGAACTCCGGGAAGAAACCGGCTACCAGGCCTCCACCCTGACGTTCGTGACAAAGTTTTACGCCCTGCCCGGCTACAGCACGGAAATCCTGTACTGTTTCCTTGCCACCGGACTGACTCCGGGCCCGCAAAGCCTGGACACCGATGAGGACATCCGCACAATCCGCCTGCCGTTTGCCGAAGCGCGGAACCTCGTCTATCAGGGGGGCATCGTGGATGCCAAAACCATGATGACCATCCTGCTTGTGGATGCCATGCGCCACGGACAGACGGCTTTTCCGGCCAGTCCAGCACCGGACCGGCGCTGA
- a CDS encoding DUF512 domain-containing protein, which yields MYSLQFETIYPIVELKAKKGVTVTEVDPDGLGAAVGLRPGDRILAVNGRKVRDYLDFQFYTGSEDTVALTVIHPDGATRQLHVEVGEGEIWGLDFEAFKPRQCGNECLFCFCEQNPPDARPSLFFRDEDIRLSFLHGNYTTMTTLTDEEFNRIVEQRLSPQYVSVHATDPEVRRHLLGRKQADDILGTMRRLLAHGIELHAQVVLCPTINDGDVLRRTIYDLAALHPEGVSSVAIVPLGLTKHHRKRHLLVAPTDEWEAGIIELVTPIQQELKRRYGTSFAFLGDEFYIRAGVPIPPARHYGDYPQIEDGVGMVRRFMDSFQKAVRRLRKRPLQGPFLPVTVATGALFASHLSRLAEQLNAEFGTRLHVVAIRNEYFGPEVNVSGLVTGSDLIAMRDHFKGEHLLIPNEMVMGERHLFLDNLTLADVRQRLGMEVHLAGMTGEDFVAAALRTTCATPPTVARF from the coding sequence ATGTACAGCCTGCAATTTGAAACCATTTACCCGATTGTCGAACTCAAGGCCAAAAAAGGCGTCACCGTGACGGAAGTGGACCCGGATGGACTCGGCGCGGCCGTGGGGCTGCGGCCGGGCGACCGCATTCTGGCCGTCAACGGGCGCAAAGTCCGGGATTATCTGGATTTTCAGTTTTATACCGGCTCGGAAGACACCGTGGCACTCACGGTCATTCACCCGGATGGCGCCACCCGCCAGCTTCATGTCGAAGTCGGCGAAGGCGAGATATGGGGACTGGACTTTGAAGCGTTCAAACCCCGGCAGTGTGGCAACGAATGCCTGTTCTGCTTCTGTGAGCAAAACCCGCCGGATGCGCGTCCGTCGCTGTTTTTCCGGGATGAAGACATCCGGCTGTCGTTCCTGCACGGGAACTACACGACGATGACGACGCTCACGGACGAGGAATTCAACCGGATTGTCGAGCAGCGTCTTTCGCCCCAGTATGTCTCCGTCCATGCCACCGACCCCGAAGTGCGGCGGCATCTGCTGGGGCGCAAGCAGGCGGATGACATTCTTGGCACCATGCGGCGGCTGCTGGCCCACGGCATCGAACTGCACGCCCAGGTTGTGCTGTGCCCAACCATCAATGACGGCGATGTGTTGCGCCGTACCATCTATGACCTGGCAGCACTCCATCCCGAAGGGGTGAGTTCGGTGGCCATTGTCCCGCTCGGACTGACAAAGCACCACCGGAAACGCCACCTGCTCGTGGCGCCCACCGACGAATGGGAAGCCGGCATCATCGAACTGGTCACGCCCATCCAGCAGGAACTCAAACGTCGCTACGGGACGAGTTTTGCCTTTCTGGGCGATGAGTTTTACATCCGCGCCGGAGTACCCATTCCCCCGGCGCGCCACTATGGCGACTACCCCCAGATTGAAGACGGGGTGGGCATGGTCCGGCGCTTCATGGACAGCTTCCAGAAGGCCGTGCGGCGGCTGCGGAAACGTCCGCTGCAGGGGCCGTTTCTGCCGGTCACAGTGGCTACTGGCGCCCTGTTTGCTTCACACCTCTCGCGCCTGGCGGAGCAGCTCAATGCGGAGTTCGGCACCCGCCTGCACGTGGTTGCCATTCGGAATGAATACTTCGGCCCCGAAGTCAACGTGTCCGGACTGGTGACGGGCAGCGATCTCATCGCCATGCGGGACCACTTCAAAGGCGAGCATCTGCTTATCCCCAATGAAATGGTGATGGGCGAACGGCATCTGTTCCTCGATAACCTGACGCTGGCGGATGTCCGCCAGCGACTCGGCATGGAAGTCCATCTGGCCGGGATGACGGGTGAAGATTTCGTGGCGGCGGCGCTCCGTACAACCTGTGCCACACCGCCGACAGTGGCACGCTTCTAA
- a CDS encoding DUF6079 family protein, producing the protein MLQNIRAYLDYQPIDPLVNFLEVNPERIIRSYHFTSELSRLTARLIEGIAAPKTSEAARLITGPRGAGKSHTLAVVRALACTPKTRHLVSGNPPLANAVKRLEGTTFLPVYLSGAPLLNEVTDFPTLLRTALANIPDTPIAFDDTQWFSVLESQQVCELLASKLFPGMALLFVVDDISDVFRAPRRALVQETLDWLTKLAEKSRSLPFALLLALDSDVTAAHTGTAARLTADYQTDTLTLDNLRRITDQAVFRKTPQQRAELAALYQETLKALPRFHWSEEEFCSLYPVHPAVLEVAPGLSTYCESFSLFSFINGIIGGALRRRPTQLISLDDLFDKYDFELKRHPTLSRAVAVYDYLSTMRLPALSFEQRIPAKLLLKGLFLYSLVGRSVSADELTNAMMLGDIGYNQATLLLDDLYTHSEGQIVKEGIGATCRYSLTVIEQFDPEARLKVALAETPNDDTLDALLVTLGGSALFHDFPFTLDALLLSGAKSYRDELTVPWRNTGRRGIVSFGTPSEIFTNPPVGIERSGDLFTPSAIVIPTEDEADAKPSITYHWADELCEYDWQLCIERSQSPGGPDGSTTTPSLLYWRPAPLTEGEAEVLKSLWIAYTRGEDVFGDEIAERVAALEAQTRTLFLRHYVEEGELLSANGDSYRLAQLFPGGLPRTFSEFLSTVIRKPLDLRFPAHPVFPAPLTERETKRLVLGLLGGLNPTDPTVQEMARHFALPFHIVIEREGLYQLAMDRDEALGEPCISEVLRLVEAAGSDAVPVQVVYQTLRREPYGLLEPAQQTVMMALIAGWRIELVDVSGLRIFTAAELTQDVSFRQYGSVRRTAAITYSSETLSEWCRLLTERFDLPDLATDRKQVRESLAQWYQKWLNYRLTERFAALPPEMLTTRTWQLIITCKRYFETTAAAVEAVLFERISLEMGLARIVDIFAANPTIYQRAVIDLRVLVEFLDWLPFYVMAKAYTLSALPAADADARNARRELGNFFEHPHRLLDEDKRLRFEQVFERFKKHYIEDCIARDEQATKNLDLSPLTEFLGSPTWRLFETLSRLTIADRQYAARANRMLSDISARRRNLHLREFLDHQPLVSGLIQRRFMPPLSRQLEQLKTTVHQALQHFRQCVTQNRSLIQQGLRTLGLAEPEERLVTATLAALSSSTPVTELVIAPETIDVINAALMAGSPVVPVPVPLPFAPGESATKADLAARFAEWLAGLPDDTVITFDGQESTL; encoded by the coding sequence ATGTTGCAGAACATCCGCGCCTATCTCGATTATCAGCCAATTGATCCGCTGGTGAATTTCCTGGAGGTCAACCCGGAGCGCATCATCCGGTCCTATCACTTCACCTCGGAACTGTCCCGGCTCACGGCGCGGCTCATCGAGGGCATTGCCGCACCCAAAACCTCCGAAGCCGCCCGACTGATTACGGGCCCCCGGGGCGCCGGAAAAAGCCACACGCTGGCCGTGGTGCGGGCCCTGGCCTGTACGCCCAAGACCCGTCATCTCGTGTCCGGCAACCCACCGCTGGCCAACGCGGTCAAGCGCCTCGAAGGCACGACGTTTTTGCCGGTGTATCTCTCCGGGGCCCCGCTTCTCAACGAAGTGACGGATTTCCCCACGCTGCTGCGCACGGCGCTGGCCAACATCCCCGACACCCCCATTGCGTTTGACGACACGCAGTGGTTTTCCGTCCTCGAAAGCCAGCAGGTTTGCGAACTCCTCGCCAGCAAGCTGTTTCCCGGCATGGCGCTCCTGTTTGTCGTGGATGACATTTCCGATGTCTTCCGCGCGCCCCGGCGGGCCCTGGTGCAGGAAACTCTCGACTGGCTGACGAAACTGGCCGAGAAATCCCGCAGCCTGCCCTTTGCGCTGCTGCTGGCGCTCGATAGTGATGTCACGGCTGCGCATACCGGCACAGCGGCCCGTCTGACAGCGGATTACCAGACGGATACCCTCACGCTGGATAACCTGCGCCGGATCACCGACCAGGCGGTGTTTCGCAAAACCCCCCAGCAACGGGCCGAACTGGCGGCGCTCTACCAGGAAACCCTCAAGGCACTTCCGCGCTTTCACTGGAGCGAAGAAGAATTTTGCAGCCTCTACCCGGTTCACCCGGCCGTGCTGGAAGTCGCCCCCGGACTTTCCACCTACTGCGAAAGTTTTTCCCTGTTCAGTTTCATCAACGGGATCATCGGCGGTGCCCTGCGGCGACGGCCGACGCAGCTCATTTCACTCGATGACCTGTTTGACAAATACGACTTTGAGCTGAAGCGCCACCCGACCCTGTCCCGCGCCGTCGCCGTCTATGACTACCTTTCGACAATGCGGCTTCCGGCACTCAGTTTCGAGCAGCGCATCCCGGCCAAACTCCTGCTCAAGGGGCTGTTTCTCTACTCGCTCGTCGGGCGTTCGGTCAGCGCCGATGAGCTCACCAACGCGATGATGCTGGGTGATATTGGCTACAATCAGGCCACGCTCCTGCTGGACGACCTCTACACCCACAGCGAAGGGCAAATCGTCAAGGAAGGCATCGGGGCGACCTGTCGCTACAGCCTGACCGTCATCGAGCAGTTTGATCCAGAGGCGCGCCTGAAAGTCGCCCTCGCCGAAACCCCCAACGATGACACGCTCGATGCCCTGCTCGTCACGCTGGGCGGCAGTGCGCTGTTTCACGACTTTCCCTTCACCCTCGATGCCCTTTTGCTGAGCGGCGCAAAATCCTACCGCGACGAGTTGACCGTGCCGTGGCGCAACACCGGACGGCGGGGCATCGTCAGCTTTGGGACGCCATCGGAAATCTTCACCAATCCGCCCGTCGGCATCGAACGCAGCGGCGATCTGTTCACACCCTCGGCCATTGTCATTCCGACCGAGGATGAAGCTGACGCCAAGCCGTCCATCACCTACCACTGGGCGGATGAACTCTGCGAATACGACTGGCAACTGTGCATTGAACGCAGCCAGTCGCCGGGCGGGCCCGATGGCAGTACAACCACGCCGAGCCTGCTCTACTGGCGGCCGGCGCCTCTTACCGAAGGCGAGGCCGAAGTTCTCAAGTCGTTGTGGATTGCCTATACGCGGGGCGAAGACGTATTTGGCGATGAAATTGCGGAGCGCGTCGCCGCACTTGAAGCTCAAACCCGCACGCTGTTTCTGCGCCACTACGTCGAAGAGGGCGAACTGCTGTCCGCCAATGGCGACAGTTACCGTCTGGCGCAACTGTTCCCCGGCGGGCTTCCCCGTACGTTCAGCGAGTTTCTCAGCACGGTCATCCGCAAGCCTCTTGACCTCCGGTTTCCGGCCCATCCGGTCTTTCCGGCCCCGCTGACGGAACGCGAGACGAAACGGCTGGTGCTGGGTCTGCTGGGCGGACTGAATCCGACGGACCCCACCGTACAGGAAATGGCGCGGCACTTTGCGCTGCCCTTTCACATTGTCATCGAGCGGGAAGGACTCTACCAGCTCGCCATGGACCGCGACGAGGCGCTGGGCGAACCGTGCATCAGCGAGGTCTTGCGGCTGGTTGAAGCGGCCGGCTCAGATGCCGTCCCGGTTCAGGTGGTGTACCAGACGCTGCGCCGTGAGCCTTATGGATTGCTCGAACCGGCCCAGCAAACCGTCATGATGGCGCTCATCGCCGGCTGGCGCATCGAGCTGGTGGATGTTTCCGGGCTGCGGATTTTCACGGCCGCTGAACTCACCCAGGATGTGAGTTTCCGGCAGTATGGGTCCGTCCGCCGTACGGCGGCGATTACCTACTCGTCAGAAACCCTCTCCGAATGGTGTCGGCTGCTGACCGAACGCTTTGACCTGCCGGATTTGGCTACCGACCGGAAGCAGGTACGGGAAAGTCTGGCGCAGTGGTACCAGAAATGGCTCAACTACCGGCTGACGGAACGGTTTGCCGCGCTGCCGCCAGAAATGCTGACGACGCGCACCTGGCAGCTCATCATCACCTGCAAACGCTACTTTGAAACCACGGCGGCGGCTGTCGAAGCCGTATTGTTCGAGCGCATTTCGCTGGAGATGGGGCTGGCGCGCATTGTGGACATTTTTGCCGCCAACCCGACGATCTATCAGCGGGCCGTCATTGACCTGCGCGTTCTGGTGGAGTTTCTCGACTGGCTGCCGTTCTACGTCATGGCCAAGGCATACACGCTCAGCGCCCTGCCGGCAGCCGATGCCGACGCGCGCAATGCGCGGCGCGAGTTGGGTAACTTTTTCGAGCATCCACACCGGCTGCTCGACGAAGACAAACGGTTGCGCTTTGAGCAGGTTTTTGAACGCTTCAAGAAGCACTACATCGAGGACTGCATCGCCCGCGACGAACAGGCCACGAAAAACCTTGACCTCTCCCCGCTGACGGAGTTTCTGGGCAGCCCGACCTGGCGGCTGTTCGAGACCCTGTCCCGCCTGACCATTGCCGACCGGCAGTATGCCGCCCGCGCCAACCGCATGCTTTCGGACATCAGCGCCCGGCGGCGCAACCTGCACCTGCGCGAGTTTCTCGACCACCAGCCACTGGTCAGCGGCCTCATCCAGCGCCGGTTCATGCCGCCCCTCTCCAGACAGCTTGAACAGCTCAAAACGACGGTCCATCAGGCGCTTCAGCACTTCCGCCAGTGTGTGACGCAAAACCGGAGCCTCATTCAGCAGGGGCTGCGGACGCTGGGACTGGCCGAGCCGGAAGAGCGGCTTGTCACGGCGACACTGGCGGCGCTGTCCTCTTCGACTCCGGTAACGGAGCTGGTCATCGCGCCGGAAACCATTGATGTCATCAACGCGGCACTGATGGCCGGCAGTCCGGTGGTTCCGGTTCCGGTGCCGCTTCCCTTTGCGCCGGGAGAATCCGCCACCAAGGCCGATCTGGCGGCCCGGTTTGCCGAGTGGCTGGCCGGACTGCCGGACGACACCGTCATTACCTTTGATGGTCAGGAATCCACCTTATGA
- a CDS encoding ubiquinol-cytochrome c reductase iron-sulfur subunit, with amino-acid sequence MPDVPATEHTLEQTEVATDATRRTFVALGIGALGACYAGLIGYPVYQYLATPARKAAAQGAVTQAVLDGADKLPPGSSLMFKFGTTPAMLIHHTDGSWVALGAVCTHLACTVSYEPEQSRIYCACHGGVYDPKTGQNVAGPPPKPLTRYSVEVQDGRIVVTKA; translated from the coding sequence ATGCCTGATGTGCCTGCCACGGAACACACCCTGGAACAGACTGAAGTCGCCACGGATGCCACCCGCCGTACCTTTGTCGCCCTTGGCATCGGGGCGCTGGGCGCCTGTTATGCCGGACTTATCGGCTATCCGGTGTACCAGTATCTCGCCACACCGGCCCGCAAGGCCGCCGCTCAAGGGGCGGTGACGCAGGCCGTCCTGGATGGGGCGGACAAACTTCCGCCGGGTTCTTCCCTGATGTTCAAGTTCGGAACGACGCCCGCCATGCTCATTCACCACACGGACGGCAGTTGGGTCGCACTGGGCGCGGTCTGTACGCACCTGGCCTGTACGGTGAGTTATGAGCCGGAACAATCCCGGATTTACTGCGCCTGCCACGGCGGAGTGTATGACCCGAAGACGGGTCAGAACGTCGCCGGCCCACCCCCCAAACCCCTGACCCGCTACAGTGTGGAGGTTCAAGATGGACGCATCGTGGTCACCAAAGCCTGA
- a CDS encoding helix-turn-helix domain-containing protein, which produces MATLGQELRQQREARGKSLEEISRVTNIAIRFLHAIERDDYRELPGELYNRSFIRQLSRAIGYDEDRALQLYERQSGSPRIPTDEEVSRTPEFLPPPKTGNALLLTLTLSVVVIVVAGTSYAFPGWWKFLSYPLLSSQKTSSPQTPPAPGAEPPPATATAPAPSPAPALPSPADELVLELRATGKCWTRIQVDSGKQEEFILLPDDVRLYRAKEKIVLSLGARQAVSVTVNGRPLELPSRDGITVRRAVITPSTVETGLMGQLHPAANMQ; this is translated from the coding sequence ATGGCAACGCTGGGACAGGAACTCAGGCAGCAGCGCGAAGCGCGTGGCAAGTCACTTGAAGAAATCTCACGGGTGACGAACATTGCCATTCGTTTTTTGCATGCCATTGAGCGCGACGACTATCGGGAGTTGCCGGGCGAACTGTACAACCGGTCTTTCATCCGCCAGCTCTCGCGGGCAATCGGTTATGACGAGGACCGTGCCCTGCAGCTTTATGAACGGCAGTCGGGCAGTCCACGGATTCCGACGGATGAGGAAGTCAGCCGCACGCCGGAGTTCCTTCCGCCACCCAAAACCGGCAATGCCCTGTTGCTGACGTTGACCCTCTCCGTAGTGGTCATCGTCGTTGCCGGCACTTCCTATGCTTTTCCCGGCTGGTGGAAGTTCCTCAGCTACCCATTGCTTTCGTCGCAGAAGACTTCTTCGCCCCAGACGCCGCCCGCCCCAGGCGCCGAGCCGCCTCCAGCCACCGCGACGGCACCGGCTCCGTCGCCCGCACCGGCATTGCCGTCACCTGCCGATGAACTGGTTTTGGAGTTGCGCGCCACTGGGAAGTGCTGGACCAGAATCCAGGTGGACAGCGGCAAGCAGGAGGAGTTCATCCTGCTGCCGGATGACGTACGGCTCTATCGCGCCAAGGAAAAAATCGTGCTTTCGCTTGGGGCGCGGCAGGCGGTATCCGTGACGGTCAACGGTCGCCCCCTCGAACTCCCTTCACGGGATGGCATCACGGTCAGGCGCGCCGTCATCACGCCGAGTACCGTCGAAACCGGATTGATGGGGCAGCTCCACCCCGCTGCCAACATGCAATGA
- a CDS encoding LptE family protein: MMTRFTVPNRPTSAEYATVCLQPVRRWGRPLVVWLLLLGCVGAGPCGYRRLDTGGAFPPEVKTLAVQPFTNQTLRYRVEQRFTQAVIEEILRRRLPVVLTNQPEQSDAVLSGDILAVTTGQALVDNRGTVRLFQVAIRSRVTLRDQTRNRVLFDQPNLEFRGEYEFSSDPRSFFNEEDPAVERLARDFARSVVTTMLERF, encoded by the coding sequence ATGATGACACGCTTCACCGTCCCAAACCGCCCAACATCCGCCGAATATGCCACCGTCTGTCTTCAACCAGTCCGCCGGTGGGGCCGGCCGCTGGTGGTCTGGCTTTTGCTGTTGGGCTGTGTCGGAGCGGGACCCTGCGGCTACCGCCGGCTGGATACCGGGGGCGCTTTTCCACCGGAAGTCAAAACCCTTGCGGTTCAGCCCTTTACCAACCAGACGCTGCGCTACCGGGTCGAGCAGCGGTTCACCCAGGCCGTTATCGAGGAAATTCTGCGCCGCCGGCTGCCCGTTGTCCTGACCAATCAGCCGGAGCAGTCCGACGCCGTGCTTTCCGGCGACATCCTCGCGGTGACGACCGGCCAGGCGCTGGTGGACAATCGCGGCACGGTGCGGCTGTTCCAGGTGGCGATCCGTTCGCGCGTCACCCTCCGCGACCAGACCCGCAACCGGGTGCTGTTTGACCAACCCAACCTCGAATTTCGCGGCGAATACGAGTTTTCTTCCGATCCACGCTCGTTCTTCAACGAAGAAGACCCGGCGGTGGAGCGTCTGGCCCGCGATTTTGCGCGCAGCGTCGTCACCACCATGCTGGAACGGTTCTGA
- a CDS encoding nitrous oxide reductase accessory protein NosL, which yields MKPDGTTDKTRRHLLQTLPVLLGLLLTGCQPGSPPSQPAAAQPTARPDNKPSPPACPICGMPVIREESENFFEATIPNQPPVLLCSAVCAVVYTDRHPEVTRLDVFDYQRRTLVPAQTAFHLYESKLEVRAAMPPVTASFAVRSDAETARKAHSGRVLTWEELRRAIRQTNYYKTSP from the coding sequence ATGAAGCCTGACGGAACAACGGACAAGACACGCCGCCACCTGTTGCAAACCCTTCCCGTCCTGCTGGGCCTGTTGCTGACCGGTTGCCAACCGGGCTCCCCCCCCAGCCAGCCAGCAGCGGCTCAGCCAACGGCGCGCCCGGATAACAAACCGTCACCACCTGCCTGCCCCATCTGTGGTATGCCGGTCATCCGGGAGGAAAGCGAAAACTTCTTTGAAGCGACCATCCCCAATCAACCCCCTGTCCTGCTTTGTTCGGCCGTGTGCGCGGTTGTTTACACCGACCGCCATCCCGAAGTGACGCGCCTGGATGTGTTCGACTACCAGCGCCGGACCCTCGTCCCGGCCCAGACGGCGTTTCACCTCTACGAATCCAAACTCGAAGTTCGGGCGGCCATGCCCCCCGTCACGGCCTCTTTTGCCGTTCGGAGTGACGCCGAAACGGCCCGGAAAGCCCACAGCGGACGGGTTCTGACCTGGGAAGAGCTGCGGCGCGCCATTCGTCAGACCAACTACTACAAAACCTCCCCCTGA